A DNA window from Selenomonas sp. oral taxon 126 contains the following coding sequences:
- a CDS encoding pyridoxamine 5'-phosphate oxidase family protein, translating into MNISNEFLRLMAAHQDLALATSVDNTPHVRIVNFVYAEEKKLVYFATFPDNAKVGEIDANHTVSFTTIPHDGGTAHVRAVGTAAKSKRSIFDLADRFTAKIPGYDETIAAVGDALIVYEITFPTATVTVDMEHSGTVTI; encoded by the coding sequence ATGAACATAAGTAACGAATTTCTGCGCCTGATGGCAGCACATCAAGACCTCGCACTTGCAACATCGGTGGACAATACGCCCCATGTGCGCATTGTGAATTTTGTCTATGCAGAGGAGAAAAAGCTCGTCTACTTCGCAACCTTTCCAGACAATGCAAAGGTTGGTGAAATCGACGCAAACCATACAGTTTCGTTCACCACAATCCCTCATGACGGAGGAACGGCACACGTCCGTGCCGTCGGCACTGCTGCAAAGAGCAAGCGCAGTATCTTTGACCTCGCCGATAGATTCACAGCAAAGATTCCGGGCTACGACGAAACAATTGCTGCGGTCGGTGACGCACTCATTGTCTACGAGATCACATTTCCCACTGCGACAGTGACCGTCGATATGGAGCACAGTGGAACGGTGACGATTTGA
- a CDS encoding SDR family NAD(P)-dependent oxidoreductase: MSKQNNRYTVITGASSGIGASTAKAFAERGHNLILIARRTERLNALKEEILAAHPALDIVIKTADLSSVENVTQVYDTIKPLPIGTWINNAGFGSYGAVGTSDLDKIRQMLHLNIEALTVFSTLFVRDFAEIEDTQLINISSVGGYTIVPTAVTYCATKFYVSAFTEGLAHELIARGAKLRAKLLAPAATKTEFGAVANNNAAYDYDKAFGTYHTSSQMAEFLLALYDSDQTIGIVDRETFAFHLCLPQFPYAGGSAHNQNVVDE; this comes from the coding sequence ATGAGCAAACAAAACAACAGATACACCGTCATCACGGGAGCAAGCTCCGGCATCGGAGCGTCGACAGCAAAAGCATTCGCTGAGCGCGGACACAACCTCATCCTTATTGCACGGCGCACAGAGCGACTAAATGCCCTAAAGGAAGAGATTCTTGCCGCACATCCGGCACTGGACATCGTTATCAAAACTGCCGATCTCTCTTCTGTCGAGAACGTCACACAAGTCTATGATACAATAAAACCCTTACCTATTGGGACATGGATCAACAATGCGGGCTTTGGAAGCTATGGCGCAGTCGGCACATCCGACCTTGACAAAATCAGACAAATGCTTCATCTAAACATCGAGGCACTGACCGTCTTTTCCACACTCTTCGTACGAGACTTCGCTGAGATAGAAGATACGCAGCTGATCAACATTTCCTCCGTCGGCGGCTACACCATTGTCCCAACTGCTGTCACCTACTGCGCGACAAAATTCTATGTCAGTGCATTCACCGAGGGACTCGCACATGAACTCATAGCACGCGGCGCGAAGCTCCGTGCAAAGCTCCTTGCCCCCGCTGCAACGAAGACCGAGTTCGGCGCAGTCGCGAACAACAACGCCGCCTATGACTATGACAAGGCGTTCGGCACCTATCACACAAGCAGCCAAATGGCAGAGTTCCTTCTCGCCCTATACGATAGCGACCAGACAATCGGTATCGTTGATCGCGAGACCTTCGCATTTCATTTGTGCCTACCACAGTTTCCCTATGCGGGGGGTTCTGCACATAATCAAAATGTAGTCGATGAGTAA
- a CDS encoding MATE family efflux transporter, translating into MIPKENPLGVAPVGGLIQKFALPAIISMLVNTIYNISDQIFIGHMVGMLGNAATNAAFPIVILSTGLAQLVGIGTAANFNICIGAKDNEAARRYVGTGLIMSLILGIALGCFVFTFQTPILLLCGATKNVLPFAESYLGITALGLPFLLFFTANNMLVRADGSPAYAMLCIVSGAVLNIFLDALFMIGVGWAIEGAALATVVAQIISFLICFRYFFRFRAFTITRLTL; encoded by the coding sequence ATGATACCAAAGGAGAATCCGCTCGGTGTCGCACCTGTTGGGGGACTGATTCAGAAGTTTGCTCTTCCTGCAATCATCAGTATGCTCGTCAATACGATTTACAACATCTCAGATCAGATTTTTATTGGTCATATGGTTGGAATGTTAGGAAATGCAGCGACAAATGCTGCATTTCCCATTGTGATTCTGTCCACGGGATTGGCGCAGCTTGTGGGGATCGGAACAGCAGCAAATTTCAATATTTGCATCGGTGCAAAGGATAATGAAGCGGCAAGACGCTATGTGGGGACTGGTCTTATCATGTCGCTTATTCTTGGTATTGCTCTTGGCTGTTTTGTTTTCACGTTTCAGACGCCCATACTTCTCCTTTGTGGTGCAACGAAGAATGTTCTGCCGTTTGCGGAAAGCTATCTCGGAATCACTGCGCTCGGACTGCCTTTTTTGCTTTTCTTTACGGCAAATAATATGCTCGTTCGCGCGGATGGCAGCCCTGCCTATGCAATGCTCTGTATTGTCAGCGGCGCGGTGCTCAATATATTTCTGGATGCCCTCTTTATGATCGGGGTTGGGTGGGCGATTGAGGGTGCGGCACTCGCCACAGTCGTCGCCCAAATCATATCGTTTCTCATCTGCTTTCGCTATTTCTTCCGCTTCCGTGCTTTTACAATAACGCGTCTTACGTTGTGA
- a CDS encoding recombinase family protein, protein MAKTVRVIPATPRVFRSETAAVHGRRKTAGYARVSTDHEEQASSYEMQMAHYKNYIESRADWDFVGMYSDEGISGTNTKKRDGFNQMIEDALAGKIDLIITKSVSRFARNTVDSLQNVRKLKENGVEIYFEKENIWTFDSRGELLITIMSSLAQEESRSISENTTWGKRKQFAEGKTSVGYSAFLGYDKDFKINEEQAKVVKLIYKLFLGGRSFYAITKELEKRGIKSPSGKDKWYISTVRSILTNEKYRGDALIQKEYTADFLDKTRRKNTGEIPQYYVEEHHEAIIPPDLFDFVQSEIKRREQNGKHSGVSIFANKIKCGCCGGWYGAKVWHSTDKYRRVIYRCNKKYAHKRKPCSTRHLTEEEIKQIFVKALNSLVEVKENVIAELRSLIDDICQTRELMEERGRVEQELRVLAERLEILIRENARVAQDQNAYLKQETEIRARYLEKQGRLARLDEQIAEREGKRKTLETMIQVVYGIDGEQVEFDEELWSGLLDHVVVKEDGTAVVVFKGGIEIAVDG, encoded by the coding sequence ATGGCAAAGACAGTGAGGGTGATTCCTGCAACGCCCAGAGTGTTTCGGTCAGAGACGGCAGCGGTGCATGGGCGACGTAAAACGGCAGGGTATGCCAGAGTTTCGACCGATCATGAAGAACAGGCTTCCAGTTATGAAATGCAGATGGCGCATTACAAGAACTACATCGAAAGCCGTGCAGACTGGGATTTCGTCGGCATGTATTCGGACGAGGGCATCAGCGGCACCAACACTAAGAAGCGGGACGGTTTCAACCAGATGATCGAGGATGCCCTTGCCGGCAAGATCGACCTCATCATCACAAAGTCGGTCAGCCGTTTCGCGAGAAACACAGTGGATTCTCTCCAGAACGTCCGCAAACTGAAGGAAAACGGCGTAGAGATCTATTTTGAAAAAGAGAACATATGGACATTTGATTCGCGCGGAGAACTCCTTATAACGATTATGTCGAGCCTCGCTCAGGAGGAGAGCCGCAGCATCTCGGAGAACACCACATGGGGCAAGCGCAAGCAGTTCGCCGAGGGCAAGACCAGTGTGGGCTACAGCGCATTCCTCGGCTATGACAAGGACTTCAAAATCAACGAAGAACAGGCGAAAGTGGTGAAGCTCATCTACAAACTCTTCCTTGGCGGGCGATCCTTCTATGCCATCACCAAGGAGTTAGAGAAGCGGGGCATCAAATCCCCATCGGGAAAGGACAAGTGGTACATCTCCACGGTACGTTCCATTCTTACCAACGAGAAGTATCGTGGCGATGCACTGATCCAGAAAGAGTACACGGCAGACTTTCTCGATAAAACGAGACGGAAGAACACGGGCGAGATTCCGCAATACTATGTGGAGGAACACCACGAGGCAATTATCCCGCCGGACTTATTCGACTTTGTGCAATCGGAGATAAAGCGTAGAGAGCAGAACGGCAAACACAGCGGCGTGAGCATCTTTGCGAACAAAATCAAATGCGGCTGCTGCGGCGGTTGGTACGGTGCAAAGGTGTGGCATTCGACGGACAAGTACCGCAGGGTGATCTATCGCTGCAACAAGAAATATGCCCACAAGCGCAAGCCGTGCAGTACGAGGCACTTGACGGAGGAGGAAATCAAACAGATTTTCGTCAAGGCTCTGAACTCCTTGGTGGAAGTCAAAGAGAATGTGATTGCGGAACTCAGATCCCTGATTGACGATATTTGTCAAACGAGGGAGCTGATGGAGGAGCGCGGTAGAGTAGAGCAGGAACTTCGTGTTTTGGCAGAACGGCTCGAAATACTGATTCGTGAGAATGCACGGGTGGCGCAGGATCAGAATGCGTATCTGAAACAGGAAACTGAGATTCGCGCACGCTATCTGGAAAAGCAGGGGCGTCTAGCGAGGTTGGATGAGCAAATTGCCGAGAGGGAGGGCAAGAGAAAGACCTTGGAGACCATGATTCAAGTGGTATATGGTATTGACGGGGAGCAGGTTGAGTTCGACGAGGAGCTATGGAGTGGGCTGCTTGATCACGTCGTAGTCAAGGAGGATGGCACGGCAGTCGTTGTTTTCAAGGGCGGGATTGAGATTGCGGTTGATGGATGA
- a CDS encoding DUF389 domain-containing protein, translating into MIETEGAVCLILNQLKVFFDLRGDTASIQEITERINAGVRFRGTNLSVLILAIFIASIGLNMNSTAVIIGAMLISPLMGSILGIGYGLARYDSTYIRSSAGSLLAQVIISVATSTLYFSLTPIDGPSSELLARTSPTIWDVLIAVFGGLAGIIGVTRKEGGNVIPGVAIATALMPPLCTAGYGIATGVMAYTVGALYLFFINSFFICLTAFIVLKIIDIPSKIERNSVEFSRQKRYLMAFAVLVTLPSCFFAYQSVQENLENEQAKIYIEENFKAPPRLAISYTLDNEKKMLTVFTIAGISEDDLTVLTEKLHEKAHLRPFRLEVFSAETVEEREKMEAMIDQRLSEVEKSAIPSMQEQQTVTALKSAREESEKQGAYILVWNREARIVFPQISRIAVGSVRAPSGTGDKSAALSETQIAFIYLQSDMDEASRARLTEWISDKAKNRVEVHFLPEVPATNENKGGTVS; encoded by the coding sequence ATGATAGAGACCGAAGGAGCTGTTTGTTTGATTTTGAATCAGCTGAAAGTTTTTTTTGATTTGCGCGGCGACACTGCATCGATCCAGGAAATTACAGAGCGAATCAACGCCGGCGTGCGATTCAGGGGAACGAATCTCAGTGTTCTGATCCTGGCGATCTTTATCGCCTCCATTGGGCTCAATATGAACAGCACGGCGGTCATCATCGGTGCGATGCTGATCTCTCCGCTGATGGGGTCGATCCTTGGAATTGGCTATGGGCTTGCCCGTTATGACAGCACATACATTCGTTCCAGTGCAGGAAGTCTGCTCGCCCAAGTGATCATTTCGGTTGCCACATCGACGCTTTATTTTTCCCTCACACCGATCGATGGCCCTTCGTCGGAACTGCTTGCACGAACATCGCCGACCATCTGGGACGTTTTGATTGCTGTCTTTGGCGGCTTGGCAGGAATCATCGGCGTAACACGCAAAGAGGGCGGGAATGTCATCCCTGGTGTTGCGATTGCAACAGCTCTGATGCCTCCTCTCTGCACCGCAGGATATGGCATTGCTACGGGCGTTATGGCGTACACCGTGGGTGCACTCTACCTGTTCTTTATCAACAGCTTCTTTATCTGTCTGACGGCGTTCATCGTCCTGAAAATCATTGACATTCCCTCAAAGATAGAGCGCAACTCCGTGGAATTTTCAAGACAGAAACGCTACCTGATGGCCTTTGCAGTGCTTGTCACGCTGCCCAGCTGTTTCTTTGCGTATCAAAGCGTGCAGGAAAATCTGGAGAACGAGCAGGCGAAGATTTATATCGAGGAGAATTTCAAAGCACCACCTCGTCTGGCAATCTCCTATACTTTGGATAACGAGAAGAAAATGCTGACAGTGTTTACGATTGCCGGAATATCGGAGGATGATTTGACGGTATTGACAGAGAAACTGCATGAAAAGGCACATCTTAGACCGTTCCGGTTGGAGGTGTTTTCTGCGGAAACGGTGGAAGAGAGAGAAAAGATGGAGGCGATGATCGATCAGAGACTCAGCGAGGTCGAAAAAAGTGCCATTCCCTCTATGCAGGAGCAGCAGACTGTGACCGCACTCAAGTCTGCCCGCGAGGAAAGCGAGAAGCAGGGAGCTTACATATTGGTTTGGAATCGTGAGGCTCGTATCGTATTTCCGCAAATCTCCCGCATCGCTGTCGGGAGTGTACGCGCACCTTCCGGGACTGGGGATAAATCGGCTGCTCTGAGTGAAACGCAAATTGCGTTCATATATCTGCAATCGGATATGGACGAAGCGTCGCGTGCTCGCTTGACCGAATGGATTTCGGACAAAGCAAAGAACCGTGTAGAGGTGCACTTCCTTCCTGAAGTCCCGGCAACAAATGAAAACAAAGGAGGAACTGTATCTTAG
- a CDS encoding transposase: protein MKDAALTLRNHSKEILSYFHTRLTNAICEGINAMIQAAKRKARGFHTFEGYAAMIYLAAGKLKLATPVLF from the coding sequence ATGAAGGATGCCGCCTTGACGCTCAGGAATCACAGCAAGGAAATACTGAGCTATTTCCATACGCGCCTGACGAACGCGATTTGCGAAGGAATCAACGCGATGATTCAAGCGGCGAAGCGCAAGGCAAGAGGTTTTCATACCTTTGAAGGCTATGCCGCAATGATCTACTTGGCTGCAGGAAAATTGAAATTAGCTACGCCTGTTCTGTTCTGA
- a CDS encoding ISL3 family transposase: protein MVENFDKMLAGSLRLEDPWYIIGAEFNEEEPAIHIHVGIDKTAALCCPVCGAPTKRYGYEPWERIQRHADCLFYPCYVHCKRPRILCDKCGTVQVNAPFERKNSRFTLLFEGYAMLLLQDVPRARASRLLRCDEKSLAAILTYWVHEAVNRMDLSDICSIAMDETSFRRGHKYVTVAIDTVRSRVFDVEPGRDKTAVKNVGEKPEKNGGNTKSVNSVTSDMSASYLSAVREVFPNAKQTIDKFHVKQVLLKALDMVRKDEQKESGRKKELFLCRKLFMVPHFRIVQSPDDFYTSTSMMEAQERLDKLCSWMRRC from the coding sequence ATGGTCGAGAATTTTGACAAGATGCTCGCAGGATCACTGCGTCTGGAGGATCCATGGTATATCATAGGCGCAGAATTTAACGAGGAAGAGCCGGCAATCCATATACATGTGGGCATAGACAAGACGGCTGCGTTGTGCTGTCCTGTCTGCGGTGCGCCGACCAAACGGTACGGCTACGAGCCGTGGGAACGTATCCAGCGTCATGCGGACTGCCTGTTTTATCCCTGTTATGTCCACTGCAAGCGTCCCCGTATTCTCTGCGACAAATGCGGCACAGTGCAGGTCAATGCGCCGTTTGAGCGCAAGAACAGTCGCTTTACCCTGCTGTTCGAAGGCTACGCCATGCTACTCTTGCAAGACGTTCCTCGTGCCAGAGCCTCCCGTCTGCTTCGCTGTGACGAAAAGTCGCTCGCCGCTATCCTTACGTATTGGGTGCACGAAGCGGTAAATCGTATGGATCTTTCCGATATCTGCTCCATCGCCATGGATGAGACATCCTTTCGGCGTGGGCACAAATACGTCACCGTCGCCATCGACACAGTAAGGAGCCGTGTCTTCGATGTCGAACCCGGTCGCGACAAAACGGCGGTCAAAAACGTGGGCGAAAAACCGGAGAAGAACGGTGGCAACACGAAGAGCGTCAATTCTGTCACCAGCGATATGTCTGCAAGCTACCTGTCTGCCGTCCGGGAAGTGTTTCCGAACGCCAAACAGACCATCGACAAATTTCACGTCAAACAGGTGCTGCTCAAAGCCTTGGATATGGTGCGTAAGGATGAGCAAAAAGAGTCCGGTCGGAAAAAGGAGCTGTTCCTATGCCGCAAACTGTTCATGGTGCCGCACTTTCGGATTGTCCAGTCTCCGGATGACTTCTATACGTCGACCTCCATGATGGAGGCGCAGGAGCGACTGGACAAGCTGTGTTCATGGATGCGACGCTGCTGA
- a CDS encoding MATE family efflux transporter translates to MSNFLNQIIMMVVSVVLNNTLTYYGAMSIYGEDIPLAVAGILTKLNSVLNAFTVGLAQGCQPIFSFNMGAGDYGRIKETYRKALVTAFLLSVAIFFVFQIFPRQITTIFGGGSELYFVFAEEYLRIYLMMVCISGVQPLTINYFTAVGNVRTGLMLSLSRQGLFLLPLLVLLPCLFGLDGVLYAGPTAEILAFILAMSTMYRHWQELTHMEQDVLT, encoded by the coding sequence TTGTCGAACTTTCTGAATCAGATCATCATGATGGTCGTCAGTGTAGTCCTCAATAACACACTGACATATTATGGAGCTATGAGCATATATGGTGAGGATATCCCACTTGCCGTGGCGGGGATTTTGACGAAACTCAACAGTGTTCTAAATGCTTTTACGGTCGGTCTAGCGCAGGGGTGTCAGCCAATTTTCAGCTTCAATATGGGTGCGGGGGACTACGGACGCATCAAGGAGACATATCGCAAAGCCCTCGTCACCGCATTTCTTTTGAGCGTTGCCATCTTTTTTGTCTTTCAGATCTTTCCCCGGCAGATCACGACTATTTTTGGCGGCGGATCGGAGCTTTACTTTGTATTTGCGGAGGAGTATCTACGGATCTATTTGATGATGGTCTGCATCAGCGGTGTGCAGCCGCTTACAATCAACTATTTCACGGCGGTCGGGAATGTGCGCACGGGACTCATGCTTTCACTCTCGCGGCAGGGATTGTTCCTCCTTCCGCTACTCGTTCTGTTGCCATGTCTCTTTGGTTTGGATGGCGTGCTCTACGCGGGACCCACCGCGGAAATTCTTGCATTTATCCTTGCAATGTCGACAATGTATCGGCATTGGCAGGAGTTGACCCATATGGAGCAAGATGTTCTTACTTAG
- a CDS encoding MerR family transcriptional regulator has translation MEYSIGEFSRKTGLGIHTLRYYEHEGLLLPERTAANRRCYSERDVAWAAFILRLKETGMPIREIRRYAALRAEGDDTLSARMEMLIGHRANLAAEVEKLHAHMEALDAKIAFYCEAIEEHGKE, from the coding sequence ATGGAATATAGTATTGGTGAATTTTCACGGAAAACGGGGCTGGGAATTCATACGCTGCGTTACTATGAGCATGAGGGACTGCTCCTGCCGGAGCGTACGGCGGCGAATCGGCGGTGCTACTCTGAACGAGATGTTGCATGGGCAGCATTCATCCTGCGACTCAAGGAGACGGGGATGCCAATTCGGGAGATTCGGCGCTATGCTGCGTTGCGGGCAGAGGGCGACGATACTCTTTCAGCGCGGATGGAAATGCTCATAGGGCACCGTGCCAATCTTGCGGCAGAGGTGGAGAAGCTGCACGCACATATGGAGGCACTCGATGCCAAGATTGCATTTTATTGTGAGGCAATCGAGGAGCATGGTAAAGAATGA
- a CDS encoding helix-turn-helix transcriptional regulator encodes MNKSERLNDMIRYLSGKNSFRLRDLMERYSISRSSALRDVRALEELGLPIFTRTGRGGSYGILPNHLLTPILFTVDEMYALYVAMRTLDSYQTTPFHLDVVRLREKFEECAPLHRTSLQRIADILRLDVTKHANESACLRDILQFAVKEQPCVIYYQKKELRRYTVQFFEIRAAYGQWYGTAHDFEMGQARVFRCDRITAVEECMDVAGMPFSSFARSSEELYRRADALSFVVEITAKGRDFFYKEHYPSMRLVEENGRYYIHGFYNVGEEEFIADYFIHYGAEVQTVESMALREVIRTRLRTLTMHYKEMA; translated from the coding sequence ATGAATAAATCCGAGCGTCTGAACGATATGATACGTTATCTTTCGGGAAAGAACTCTTTTCGACTGCGTGATCTGATGGAGCGATACAGCATTTCGCGCAGCTCCGCTCTGCGCGATGTGCGTGCACTTGAGGAGTTGGGACTGCCAATTTTTACCCGTACAGGACGCGGCGGGTCATATGGGATTCTACCGAATCATCTACTTACGCCGATCCTTTTTACAGTAGATGAAATGTATGCGCTCTACGTTGCTATGCGTACGCTCGACTCATATCAGACCACACCGTTTCATCTGGATGTGGTGCGTCTGCGGGAGAAATTTGAGGAGTGCGCCCCTCTCCACAGGACATCCCTGCAGCGTATCGCGGATATTTTACGCCTTGATGTAACGAAGCACGCGAATGAGAGTGCATGTTTGCGGGATATTTTACAGTTTGCTGTAAAGGAGCAGCCCTGCGTGATTTATTATCAAAAGAAAGAACTGCGCCGCTATACAGTGCAGTTCTTCGAGATTCGCGCAGCGTATGGGCAGTGGTATGGGACGGCACACGATTTCGAGATGGGGCAGGCGCGTGTCTTTCGGTGTGACCGCATCACTGCGGTGGAGGAGTGTATGGATGTGGCGGGGATGCCTTTCTCGTCCTTTGCACGCTCCTCAGAGGAACTTTATCGCCGTGCAGATGCTCTCTCCTTTGTTGTCGAAATTACAGCAAAAGGACGAGATTTTTTTTATAAAGAACACTATCCATCCATGCGACTTGTGGAGGAGAATGGGCGGTACTATATCCATGGATTTTACAATGTGGGCGAGGAGGAGTTTATCGCGGATTACTTTATCCACTATGGAGCTGAAGTTCAAACGGTCGAGTCTATGGCACTCAGAGAGGTGATCCGTACACGGCTACGTACGTTGACGATGCATTATAAGGAGATGGCTTAA